The Bacteroidales bacterium genomic sequence TTTCCGGCGAATAAAAATTTCCTGAATCAAAAGATCATGAGGGCGGCATTTCCTAATACAGAAGGTATTCCTACGGCTGAAAACGCCATATTCGAGTTTACTTCCCCGAACGATGAAAAATACCTGGTAGTAAATATAGAATTCGGACCAAGGGACACTGTTGTCCAATGGGCGCATAAAATAGTCAACCAGAAAAAATATAAAGACCACAGGATAATTTTACTCACTCATTCTTATCTGAGTTCAAACAATCAGCGCATTACAAAGTCTAATTATCCGGTAGCCGACAAAAACGAGGGAGAAGCCATCTGGCAGAAGCTGGTACAATCTACTCCTAATATCGAGTTGGTGGTTTGCGGACATATTGCTTCACCTGATGACTTTAAGAAACATACGGGTTTTTGTACTGATAAGAACAATGCAGGTAAAAATGTTCACCAGATGTTGTTCAATGCCCAGGCGTTAGGTGGTGGATGGCACGGTAACGGAGGCGACGGCTGGTTGCGTATCCTGGAATTCCTTCCTGACGGAAAAACGGTCAAAGTAAAAACATTTTCACCTTTGTTTGCCATATCCCCGACAACACAGCAATATGCATGGGAAAAAGCAGCATATAATGAATTTGAATTTAAATTTGATTGAAACCGGATTAGTCATTTAATTATCTGCGTATGATTGATTCGTATTTTCTTCTTTCTGATTCGAAAAACTCATGAATTGCTTTCGCTTTTTCATTTTGTCCCGTTTCTTCGTACAGATCCATGAGAAGTTTCAATGGCTGATACCGACCAGGTAAAATTTCCGATGCCCGGATATACATTTTTTCAGCAGATTTAAAGTCTCTCTTATTCTTGTAATTATTGCCTTTGCAGTAGTATATTACCGGATCACTGCCAAAAAGGAGATACCGGTCGAGCAACTCGTTGCTCGCTTCATATTGCCCCATAGCAGATAAGCAACAGGCATATTCAAAAAGATACTGTGGTTGCCGGTTCAGTTTCGCATATAGGTTGTTATATTTTTCTACTGCCTGTTCCCAATAACCGGTATCGTATGATACCTGTGCTGTCTTCCATTCACGATAAGCCGGATAACGTGAAAGTATCTCTACGGATGCATAGCCGGACAACCCGAGGCAAAGTACGCCGACAACAAGGCCTGACACCTGCCTGACTGGCCGGGCATATGAAGCAGACATTGCGATTAATATAACAAACATAATGGTTAAGGGCAACACACTGAATGGATACGAAAAGAAAGCAAACACCAAAAACGTCGTTAAACTGCCCCTTACGGCTGATTCTTCAGGTTCTCCGGCACTTCTGAAACCCAAAGAAGAAAAAATCATTCCCAGAAATAGCACGAGTCCAGTGATTCCATGTTCTACGGTTATCTGCACGTATTCATTGAAAGCATATTCCGGACCGTTACCGGCAAGTCGCTTTTGCTTTTCGTTCCCTTTACCGGAGATAAAAAAATCCGCCTGTGCATCTTCATACAACACCGGAAAACTTCCCAGCCCGTGACCTGTCAGGGGTTTTTCGCGTACAAGTTCGGCACTCACCCGCCAGTAAAGCATACGTCCGTCGGCGGAAGCTTTTCTTAAAGAATAGAGGGAAAATAGAACACCTGAAAGAACAATCGCCGTAATGGCTAAAAGTGCGGCTTTTTTGAAACGTTGAGTGGCTAATAACCTGTAACAATAGCGATATAAAAACCTGCCGGCAACGGGGATACTTCCCGTAACAGCAGCCAGCCATGCGGCACGGCTCATTGCGGCGGGAAGAATAAGGCCGATGACGAGTAGGCACAGCAAACCTGAAAATTTTTCCGGTTTGCTGCGACCATTCAAAAACAGACATAATGCTATCGGAATGCCGCAGGCCAGAAACCCCGAATATGGTCCGGAATTAAAAAACGAACCGGTAACCAGCCTGTTATGGGATTTTAAAATACCGTACAGTTGCAGCAGGCCCCAAATCGCTTCCACAGTTACAACAAGCAAAACAACGCCCAGCAATGGTCGTATCATGCTTTGATCCCGCAGGCTTATTCTGATAACCATATAGAGCGGAACCAATAATATGAACAACCACAATCGCATTCCGGGACGCATCCCGTTGATGATACAACTTACACCGACCCATAACGCAAAAAGGAATACCAAAATATCCGTAAGGCAAATGTGTAGTGTCATCCGGTTCCGCAACAGATAGTATGCCGAAAAAAGCGAAGCCGCACCCGTAACTGATGCAAAATAAAAGTATTTACCCGTTACCGTCGCATCCCATAAACCGGGACTGACAATAAAAGTTGTAGATAACAGGGACAACCACAAAATAATACGGGTATTCATATTCCTTAAATTCCATGCAAACGTACATATATAATTTCGGATTTAAAATTTCACATTAACTTCGTTGAACTCTGCGGGGTTAAAAATTCACAATATTTTTAATATCAGTAAACTAGAATAATGATTTATGTATAATCTATGTAAAAACATTTTTCCGATTGTATACAAAAAAATCTTTTTTTATGCACAATTGAAAATATGATATATTTTTTTGTAGCTTTGCTTTGTTACATTTAGCTTGTAAACCAATGAGGAAAAAAAATTACACCATTTTCGCAACATTGTTTATTGCATTATCTGCTTTCAATGTAAATATTGCTCTCAATAACAGACAGTACAGTACAAACAGCAGAATATCCATGACCCCTTTGGATCATGAAAAACTGATTATTAAATATACATACGACAATGCGGGTAACAGGATAAAACGGGAATTAGTGCTGGTTCCGGTAATAATGAGGTCTTCTTTAATAGAAGACAATAAGAAAGATGCTGCCGTTGAAGAAACAGATTTAGCAGATGCTTTTCCGGAAATGGAAGTCAAACTTTATCCAAACCCATCCCAGGGAATATTCTGGGTGGAAATTTCAGGCGCTGACATCCCTGCCGGAGCGCAGATAGAGATTTTTTCGAACACCGGCGCCCTGATAAAAAAAATGACCGGAATATCTCCGACCCAAACCATAGACATTTCAAAACAGCCGCGCGGTATTTATTTCATGAGGATCATCTTTAACAAGGACTATATGAATGTATGGAAAATCATTAAAAATTGACCATATGAAGA encodes the following:
- a CDS encoding metallophosphoesterase, coding for MNNLVARIIVFFLLVGPGALYGQSTYQKPELNDPESWTIVLLPDVQSYVKNERNQPILDLMMFWITSNMEKLNIQLVLATGDLVDNNDSASPDLVKFDQPGIAQWEAVSRSFDKLNGKLPYITATGNHDYSYAGMQKKNSGFKDHFPANKNFLNQKIMRAAFPNTEGIPTAENAIFEFTSPNDEKYLVVNIEFGPRDTVVQWAHKIVNQKKYKDHRIILLTHSYLSSNNQRITKSNYPVADKNEGEAIWQKLVQSTPNIELVVCGHIASPDDFKKHTGFCTDKNNAGKNVHQMLFNAQALGGGWHGNGGDGWLRILEFLPDGKTVKVKTFSPLFAISPTTQQYAWEKAAYNEFEFKFD
- a CDS encoding O-antigen ligase family protein gives rise to the protein MNTRIILWLSLLSTTFIVSPGLWDATVTGKYFYFASVTGAASLFSAYYLLRNRMTLHICLTDILVFLFALWVGVSCIINGMRPGMRLWLFILLVPLYMVIRISLRDQSMIRPLLGVVLLVVTVEAIWGLLQLYGILKSHNRLVTGSFFNSGPYSGFLACGIPIALCLFLNGRSKPEKFSGLLCLLVIGLILPAAMSRAAWLAAVTGSIPVAGRFLYRYCYRLLATQRFKKAALLAITAIVLSGVLFSLYSLRKASADGRMLYWRVSAELVREKPLTGHGLGSFPVLYEDAQADFFISGKGNEKQKRLAGNGPEYAFNEYVQITVEHGITGLVLFLGMIFSSLGFRSAGEPEESAVRGSLTTFLVFAFFSYPFSVLPLTIMFVILIAMSASYARPVRQVSGLVVGVLCLGLSGYASVEILSRYPAYREWKTAQVSYDTGYWEQAVEKYNNLYAKLNRQPQYLFEYACCLSAMGQYEASNELLDRYLLFGSDPVIYYCKGNNYKNKRDFKSAEKMYIRASEILPGRYQPLKLLMDLYEETGQNEKAKAIHEFFESERRKYESIIRR
- a CDS encoding T9SS type A sorting domain-containing protein, with the translated sequence MRKKNYTIFATLFIALSAFNVNIALNNRQYSTNSRISMTPLDHEKLIIKYTYDNAGNRIKRELVLVPVIMRSSLIEDNKKDAAVEETDLADAFPEMEVKLYPNPSQGIFWVEISGADIPAGAQIEIFSNTGALIKKMTGISPTQTIDISKQPRGIYFMRIIFNKDYMNVWKIIKN